From the Thermus brockianus genome, the window AAGGGGGGAGCTTCCGCCTAACCCTCACCCCGGAAGCCCCGGGGGAGTACCGGGTGCGCCTCGTCCTGCCCTCCGGGGCCTTGGAGGGGCGCTTCCTGGCCCAGGGCCAACCCACCCCCACCCTCACGGAAGAGGGCCTACGCCTGCCCTGGGGGCTTCTCGCCCTGCCGAAGGGCCCATGGCTTGGCCCCTTGGTGCAAGGGGAAAGGGTGTACCTGGCCCAGGGGCTTTTGGTCCTGGAGGCGAGCCTAAAGGAGCCCGGGGTGCGCTACCACTACGCGCCCGCCAAGGTGGTGGCCTTACGGCCTGGCCCCGAGGCCCTTTTGGAGGGGGAGAGGGTCTTGCCCATCCCCTTTCCGCCCCTTCCCTTTGAGGGGAGCGAGGAGGACCTGAAGGCGCTTGCCCCTCTCCTCCAGGCCCTAATGCCCCCTAAGCCCTGGCCCTACTTCGCCTACTGGGCCCTGGACCCCGAAAACCTGGGCCCCGAGGACCTCGAGGCCTACCGCCAAGACCTCCTCGCCCGGGGGCACCGCCCCGAGCTCCCCTACGCCTTTCCCCCCGTCTTGGCCATGGCGGAGGCGGCGAGGCGCCTGGAGGGTAAGGAACCGGAAACAGCCCGCCTCCTCACGGACACCCTCCTCCGCACAAGCCCCCTCTTCCCGGGCTCCCTCGCCTTTTTCCAGGAGCGGGCGGAGGCCCTAGAGGCCCAAGGCCTCCCCGCCCAGGCCCTACGCCTTAGGGTGGCGTTGGAAACCCTGAAGGCCTGGTCGCCGCCCAACCTGGAGGGGCTTTCCCTGGCGCTCGCCGTCCTGGCCGTGGCCTATCTGGCCCTTCTCCTCTACCTCGTCCTCTTCTACCTCCCTCCCCAACTTCGGGACCTGCGCAACCTGGGCGGCTTCCTCGGCGGGTTTTTCCGGCACCCCCTCCTGCGCTTAAGGCACCTTTCCCTGGCCTATGCCAGCTTTGGGGAAAGGCTCCTTGCCCTCCTCCTCCTCCTCGCCCTAGGGGCCGCCACCCTCCTCCACGGCCTGGACCAACAGGCCCGGAAGGCCCTCTTCGCTCCCCCGCTGGACCGGGGCTCCCTGCGCACCCAGGCCGCTTTGGATTGGCTCCGCTCCCTTCCCCCCACCCCGGAAACCCAAGCCCTTCTGGGCTACGCCCTCCTGCCCGAGGCGCCCCAGGAGGCCAAGGGGCTCCTAGAAGGAAGCGGCCTGCCCTTCGCCCTGGCCCTCACGGGGGAGGAGAAGGCCTTGGCCGAGGCCTACCGGAAAGCCCCCCTCGAGGGCCCCCTCCGCACCGCTTTGGGCCTGGGCACCGACCCCTGGGGAGCCAGGGAAGCGGGGCCCAGCGCCCGCACCCTTTACCTCGCCCTCTTGCGGCTAGGGTGGGGCCAGTTTTGGGAGGATCCCTGGCGCACCTTTTTGGCCCTGCCCCTTCCCCTACCCGAGCGGGCCCGCCCCTGGGCCTTCCTGGGCTACTTTGCCCTTCTCTTCTACCACCTTCTCGCCTTCCTCCTTCCCCGGCGCAAGGGTACCGTACCCCCCACCTACGCCCTCCTCGTCCGCCTTTTCGTGCCGGGGAGTCTCGGCTTCGCCGCAGGGCTTGGCGTCCTCCTCCTCTTCCTCGCCGCTTGGGGCTTGGTGCGCCTTGGACAAGGGGAGGGCCCTGGGCTTCTCCTTGCGGCCTACGCCCTGCACCTTTTGGGGTTAGCCTTAAGCCTGAGGAGGCCATGATGATCCTGCCCTCCATCCCTACCCCCTTTGACACGAAGGGAAGGCTAGACCTGGAGGCCTTCCGCACCCTGGCCGAGGCCCTGGAACCCCTGGTGGACGGGCTTCTCATCTACGGCTCCAACGGGGAAGGGGTCCACCTGACCCCCGAGGAGCGGGGCCAAGGCCTCCGGGCCCTCCGCCCCAGGAAGCCCTTCCTGGTAGGCCTCATGGAGGAGACCCTACCCCAGGCGGAAAGGGCCCTGGAGGAGGCCCAGGAGGTGGGGGCCATGGCCCTTTTGGCCACCCCTCCCCGCTACTACCACGGAAGCCTTGGGGAAGGCCTTTCCCGGTACTACGAAGCCCTGGCGGAGAGGATGCCCCTTTTCCTCTACCACGTGCCCCAAAACACCAAGGTGGACCTCCCCCTCTCCGCCGTGGAGGCCCTGGCCCGGCATCCCCGGATCCTGGGCATCAAGGACTCTAGCGGCGACCTCTCCCGCCTCGCCTTCTACCAAGCCAAGCTCCCGGGCTTCCGCGTCTTCACCGGGCACGCCCCCACCTTCCTCGGGGCCTTGGCCCTGGGGGCGGAAGGGGGCATCCTGGCCGCCGCCAACCTGGCCCCCAGAGCCTACAAAGCCCTCCTCCACCACTTCCGCCAAGGCGAGTTCGCCCAGGCCGAGGCGCTCCAAAAGAAGCTTTTCCCCCTGGGGGATCTCCTCGCCAAGGGGGGCGTGCCCCTCTTGAAGCAGGCCCTACGGCACCTGGGCCTCCCCGCCGGCTACCCTAGGCCCCCCTACCCGGCGGAAAGCCCCCTTTGGGGAAGCTTCCTGCCCGTTTTGGAAAGGCTTAAGGAGGAAGGATGGCTCTTATAAGGTTTTTTCCAGCCCTTATCCTTTTCCTCGCCGCATGCGCCCCAAGGCCTGCTCCTCCAGAGGCCACCCTGCTCGGGGCGGACCTCCTGGGCCTGGAGCTCAGCCCCGAGCCCACCTTGGTCCTGGGCCTAAGGGTGGCCTTCCAGAACCCGAACCCCTTCCCCCTGCCCCTGGCCGCCTTCGGCACGAGGCTTCGGGTGGGGGAGGTGGCGGTTCCGGTGGAGGTAAACCTGCCCCCGGGGAGGAGGGAGGAAACCCTCACCGTGCGCCTCACCCCCCGCCAGGCCTTGGCCACGGGGCGGGCCCTCCTTTCCCGGGAAGGGGTGGAGGTGGTTTTGGAGGGGAGCACCCTGGGGCAAAACCTTACCTTCTTCCGCACCCGCCTGGCCTTCCCCTTAGAGCCCGTACGGGTGCGGCGGGCCGGGGTGAACGTTTTCCTGGAAAACCCCAACCCCCTGCCCCTTCGGGTGGAGGGGCGGCTCGTCCTCTTGGGACAGAGCTTCCGGGTGGAGGCGGACCTTCCCGCCCGGGGAGAGGGGCGGCTTCAGGTGGTGGGCTTCCGCCCCGGGCTGGAAAGGGGTACGGCCCGGCTGGAACTGACCCTCCAGGTGCCGGGCTTCCTCCAGACCAGCTTGGTGCTTTCCCTCTAGAGGCGGAAGGCCAGGGGTAAGAGCTCGCCCAGGGTCTTCTCCACGTAGCCCTCGGGGCCGTGGAGGAGAACTGGGGTTTGTGGGGTGCCGAACTCCATGAGCACCTGCCGGCACCCCCCGCACGGAGGAATGGGGCCCTTGGGGCTATAGACGTGCACCCGGTCTATGCGCCGTTTCCCCGCCAGGACCATGGCCGCCACCGCGTTCCGCTCGGCGCACTGGGAAAGGGGGAAGCTGGCGTTTTCCACGTTCACCCCTAGGAACACTTCCCCTTCCGCCTCCACCAAGGCCACCACGGGAAAGCCCGAGTAGGGGGCGTAGGCCCGGACCACGTGCGCCTCCAAAAGCCGCCTAACCCCCTCCATGCTCCACCAGCCTTTCCACCCGCACCCGCTCGATCCGCCTCTGGTCAGCGCTTTCCACCACGAAGCGGAAGCCCTGCCACTCCACGCTCTCCCCCACCCCGGGGATGCGGCCAAACTGCTCGTAGAGGAAGCCGGA encodes:
- the cdd gene encoding cytidine deaminase; this translates as MEGVRRLLEAHVVRAYAPYSGFPVVALVEAEGEVFLGVNVENASFPLSQCAERNAVAAMVLAGKRRIDRVHVYSPKGPIPPCGGCRQVLMEFGTPQTPVLLHGPEGYVEKTLGELLPLAFRL
- a CDS encoding dihydrodipicolinate synthase family protein, with protein sequence MILPSIPTPFDTKGRLDLEAFRTLAEALEPLVDGLLIYGSNGEGVHLTPEERGQGLRALRPRKPFLVGLMEETLPQAERALEEAQEVGAMALLATPPRYYHGSLGEGLSRYYEALAERMPLFLYHVPQNTKVDLPLSAVEALARHPRILGIKDSSGDLSRLAFYQAKLPGFRVFTGHAPTFLGALALGAEGGILAAANLAPRAYKALLHHFRQGEFAQAEALQKKLFPLGDLLAKGGVPLLKQALRHLGLPAGYPRPPYPAESPLWGSFLPVLERLKEEGWLL